From a single Pseudophryne corroboree isolate aPseCor3 chromosome 6, aPseCor3.hap2, whole genome shotgun sequence genomic region:
- the LOC134934551 gene encoding olfactory receptor 5AR1-like has product MAFSEGNNQTVVNEFILIGFSKRPDLHIFLCVVFLFIYLTSLLGNTGIIFIVYSHTRFHTPMYFFISNLSFIDLAYSSDIDLKMLAGLFFDQRSISYIGCAIQLFFFCALGSTECILLAVMAYDRYVAICNPLNYTLVMQKKICLGLMSAAYTAGVLHSVIETGLTFHLSFCASNVLYHFVCDFPPLLSISCTDTTVNEIVLFIFSSSVTIPSTAVILMSYVSISIAIRRITAREGRQKAFSTCASHITAVALFYSTVLYVYLSPKSSRDNVNMATIFYTVVLPMLNPMIYSLRNKDFKTALKAVSYRQCCHIDLR; this is encoded by the coding sequence ATGGCATTTTCAGAAGGCAACAACCAGACCGTGGTTAATGAGTTTATTCTTATTGGCTTCTCTAAGAGACCAGACCTACATATATTTTTATGTGTAGTGTTTTTATTCATTTATCTAACTTCTCTTTTGGGAAATACTGGTATAATATTTATTGTGTATAGCCATACCCGGTTTCATACTCCCATGTACTTTTTCATAAGTAACCTTTCCTTTATTGACCTTGCATACTCATCAGATATTGACCTGAAGATGCTAGCTGGACTGTTTTTTGATCAAAGATCTATTTCCTACATTGGCTGTGCTATACAGCTTTTCTTTTTTTGTGCTCTTGGAAGTACTGAATGTATCCTTTTAGCTGTTATGGCTTATGATCGTTATGTTGCAATCTGTAATCCATTAAACTATACCTTGGTAATGCAGAAAAAGATCTGCCTGGGACTAATGTCTGCAGCTTATACAGCTGGTGTCTTGCATTCTGTAATCGAGACTGGTTTAACCTTTCATCTTTCCTTTTGTGCATCTAATGTCCTCTACCATTTTGTTTGCGACTTCCCTCCATTATTAAGTATCTCCTGCACAGACACTACTGTTAATGAGATTGTTCTGTTCATCTTCTCAtcttccgtcacaattccttctactgCAGTGATTTTGATGTCATATGTCTCAATTTCCATAGCTATTCGACGGATAACTGCTAGGGAGGGAAGACAGAAGGCTTTTTCTACCTGTGCCTCCCATATCACAGCAGTTGCATTATTTTATAGCACAGTCCTCTATGTATATCTCAGTCCCAAATCTTCCAGAGATAATGTCAATATGGCAACCATCTTTTATACAGTGGTACTACCCATGTTAAATCCAATGATTTATAGTTTAAGAAATAAAGACTTTAAAACTGCTTTAAAAGCAGTATCCTACAGACAGTGCTGCCACATAGACCTTAGATGA